In a single window of the Nitrospirota bacterium genome:
- a CDS encoding N-acetylneuraminate synthase family protein codes for MESKNLFSNLFIFEMANNHMGDVQHGLRVIREFHNVCSGFKEFNFAFKFQYRDIETFIHNDYKNRTDIKYVKRFLETNISASEKKLLKTEAEKLGFITICTPFDENSVDLIEDHGFSIIKIASCSFTDWPLLEKIAKKDKPIIASTASASLEDIDQVVLFFEHREKTLCLMHCVGEYPTAESNLQLNQIDLLKRRYPDLTVGFSTHESPDNTDSIKIAIAKGAKVFERHVALKTEKYDINAYSSTPEQIQAWLKSASSAFAMCGGVSVERFAGSDKEKADLRGLQRGVFAKTTIEAGQCIDTSNTFYAIPNLENQIVANDMSKYIEFIAIKNIKAGEPVTLPDVSTKNFRADVLAIINKLKPLLTESKIALSDKLEMELSHHYGIERFSEWGAAIINCINREYCKKIIILLPGQKHPVHFHKKKEETFHVLYGSVTVNLGGIEKTYKCGDIVVVEREVKHNFSSEDGAIFEEISTTHYKDDSFYDDEKIAKNRKTAMTFWADWLYKPIF; via the coding sequence ATGGAGAGCAAAAATTTGTTTTCAAACCTGTTCATATTTGAGATGGCAAATAACCACATGGGTGATGTGCAACATGGGTTGCGTGTTATCAGGGAGTTCCACAACGTATGCAGCGGTTTTAAGGAATTTAACTTTGCTTTTAAATTTCAATACAGAGACATAGAGACCTTTATTCACAATGATTATAAAAACAGAACAGATATAAAATACGTTAAGAGATTTTTGGAAACAAACATCTCTGCCTCTGAAAAAAAACTCTTAAAAACTGAGGCTGAAAAGCTGGGCTTCATAACCATCTGTACCCCGTTTGACGAAAACTCTGTTGATTTAATAGAGGACCATGGATTTTCAATCATAAAAATCGCAAGCTGCTCATTTACAGACTGGCCACTTCTTGAAAAAATCGCAAAAAAAGATAAACCAATTATTGCCTCCACTGCCAGCGCATCGCTTGAGGATATAGACCAGGTTGTACTGTTTTTTGAACACAGGGAAAAAACACTTTGTCTCATGCACTGTGTGGGCGAGTACCCGACGGCTGAGAGCAACTTACAGTTGAACCAAATTGATTTGTTAAAGAGAAGATATCCTGACCTGACCGTTGGATTTTCAACTCACGAATCCCCCGACAACACCGACTCAATAAAAATCGCAATAGCTAAAGGAGCGAAGGTTTTTGAAAGACATGTTGCCCTTAAGACCGAAAAATATGATATAAACGCATATTCCTCTACTCCTGAGCAAATACAAGCGTGGCTTAAATCGGCAAGCAGTGCGTTTGCCATGTGCGGGGGTGTAAGTGTGGAGAGGTTTGCTGGTTCTGACAAAGAAAAAGCAGACTTAAGGGGATTACAAAGGGGAGTTTTTGCTAAAACCACAATTGAGGCAGGACAATGCATTGACACTTCAAACACCTTTTATGCAATCCCTAATCTTGAAAATCAAATAGTAGCAAATGATATGTCAAAATACATCGAGTTTATCGCCATAAAAAATATTAAAGCCGGTGAACCGGTTACGTTACCTGATGTCTCCACAAAAAACTTCAGAGCTGACGTGCTGGCAATCATTAATAAACTAAAACCACTACTGACGGAAAGTAAGATAGCACTCAGTGACAAGCTGGAAATGGAACTGTCTCACCACTACGGAATAGAGCGGTTCAGTGAGTGGGGCGCTGCTATTATAAACTGTATAAACAGAGAGTACTGTAAGAAGATAATTATCCTGCTTCCCGGACAAAAGCACCCAGTTCATTTCCATAAAAAGAAAGAAGAGACCTTTCATGTCCTCTATGGCAGCGTAACGGTTAACCTTGGCGGCATAGAAAAGACATACAAGTGTGGGGACATTGTGGTTGTTGAGCGGGAGGTAAAACACAATTTCAGCTCAGAAGACGGCGCAATTTTTGAGGAGATTTCAACCACTCATTACAAGGACGATTCGTTTTATGACGATGAAAAGATTGCAAAAAACAGAAAAACCGCTATGACTTTCTGGGCCGATTGGCTTTATAAGCCTATATTTTAG